One Dehalococcoidales bacterium DNA window includes the following coding sequences:
- a CDS encoding HAD family hydrolase, whose product MIKAIFFDLYNTLVTYDPPREETHINLLKKHGINLTKKAISPAIKAGDEYFYRENSQSLVKNRAPEEQKQFWYDYEVAVLNQAGIEPEPDLVNKVLQDLGQVKYKMAPFNDVLPVLENLKLWKYKLGIISNIDRDINPMCKEMGFSPYLEIILTSHQTGLYKPSPEIFQLACQTVDVNLDQAIYVGDQYQIDVVGANRAGMTGILVDRDQLVDEDLPEGYRISSMSDLPLLVSKIASA is encoded by the coding sequence TTGATAAAGGCTATTTTCTTTGACCTGTATAATACCCTGGTCACCTACGATCCCCCGCGGGAAGAAACACATATCAATTTATTGAAAAAACATGGAATTAATTTAACAAAAAAAGCAATCTCTCCAGCCATTAAAGCTGGGGACGAGTATTTTTACCGTGAAAATTCTCAATCCCTTGTTAAAAATCGAGCTCCTGAAGAGCAAAAACAATTCTGGTACGATTATGAAGTGGCAGTCCTGAATCAGGCTGGCATTGAACCTGAACCAGATCTTGTCAATAAGGTGTTGCAAGATCTTGGCCAAGTAAAATACAAAATGGCGCCTTTTAATGATGTGCTTCCCGTACTCGAAAATTTAAAACTTTGGAAATATAAACTGGGGATTATCTCCAATATAGACCGTGATATCAATCCGATGTGCAAAGAAATGGGTTTTTCACCCTACCTTGAAATAATTCTCACCTCACACCAAACAGGTCTTTATAAACCATCCCCTGAAATTTTCCAGTTGGCGTGTCAGACGGTCGATGTCAACCTTGATCAGGCAATCTACGTGGGCGATCAGTACCAGATTGATGTCGTTGGGGCTAATAGAGCGGGCATGACCGGAATATTGGTCGATCGCGACCAACTCGTTGATGAAGATCTACCTGAAGGTTATCGGATAAGCTCGATGTCCGATCTTCCCTTACTGGTATCAAAAATCGCCTCCGCCTAG
- the lysA gene encoding diaminopimelate decarboxylase, translating to MSIDNISLFPQSTTVSPDGHLVIGRCDAVSLASRYGTPLYVLDEDHIRSKCREFKTAFTRLYQNTNVAYASKACLNKAITKIMAQEGMELDVVSGGELAIALSARFPAEKIYFHGNNKSEEELIYALENKIGHIVADNVTELEIIDRLARQIGHYPDVFIRITPGVQAHTHHHITTGHSGSKFGVYLDDAPETIRLAGKLNGINLVGLHCHLGSQLHETIPYTDALEVLLKLGKKMHDEQGFNLKELSLGGGFGVSYTLEDNALPVENYAVAITGLMVSMCERLEIPLPRLIIEPGRSIVGPAGVTLYRVGMQKQAKGYEKYIAIDGGMADNIRPALYDAKYVVAAAGKMLDTCTEKVTIAGKYCESGDILAKDVMLPSVKAGDILAVPVTGAYCIPMASNYNGALKPAVVMVGSGRSRLVRRREEYADLIRLDQDEGV from the coding sequence ATGAGCATAGATAATATATCACTATTTCCACAAAGTACGACTGTTAGCCCTGATGGCCATCTTGTAATTGGAAGATGTGATGCAGTCTCTCTTGCATCACGTTACGGAACACCTTTGTATGTTTTGGATGAAGACCATATTCGCAGCAAATGCAGGGAATTCAAAACTGCATTTACCAGGTTGTACCAAAATACGAATGTTGCTTATGCTTCAAAAGCTTGCCTCAATAAAGCTATAACAAAGATTATGGCTCAAGAAGGAATGGAATTGGATGTGGTTAGCGGGGGAGAGCTGGCAATCGCACTATCCGCTCGTTTTCCGGCTGAGAAGATTTATTTTCATGGCAATAACAAGTCTGAAGAAGAACTCATATACGCCCTTGAGAATAAAATCGGTCATATCGTGGCTGACAATGTTACTGAATTGGAAATTATTGACCGGCTCGCACGACAGATTGGCCACTATCCAGATGTATTTATCAGGATTACTCCAGGAGTACAAGCGCATACGCATCACCACATTACTACCGGTCATTCGGGAAGCAAGTTTGGGGTTTATCTCGATGATGCTCCAGAAACTATTCGGCTGGCTGGGAAACTGAATGGAATTAATCTGGTGGGATTGCATTGCCATCTTGGTTCGCAGCTTCATGAGACTATACCCTATACCGATGCGCTTGAAGTATTGCTAAAATTGGGTAAAAAGATGCACGATGAACAAGGATTTAACCTTAAGGAGCTTAGTTTGGGAGGCGGCTTCGGAGTAAGTTATACTCTGGAAGATAATGCACTGCCAGTAGAAAATTACGCAGTTGCCATTACCGGTTTAATGGTTTCCATGTGCGAAAGATTGGAGATACCTCTCCCCAGACTTATTATTGAACCTGGCAGATCTATCGTTGGACCAGCCGGAGTAACTCTTTACCGTGTCGGCATGCAAAAACAAGCTAAGGGATATGAAAAATATATAGCAATTGATGGCGGAATGGCGGATAACATTCGTCCAGCTCTCTATGATGCTAAATATGTGGTAGCAGCTGCGGGTAAAATGCTAGATACCTGCACGGAGAAGGTGACCATAGCTGGAAAGTATTGTGAATCTGGGGACATATTGGCCAAAGATGTGATGCTGCCTTCGGTTAAGGCTGGGGATATTCTGGCAGTTCCGGTAACCGGTGCATATTGTATTCCCATGGCTTCAAACTATAACGGCGCGCTTAAACCAGCTGTAGTTATGGTTGGCAGCGGAAGAAGCCGCCTGGTGCGCCGGAGGGAAGAGTACGCAGATTTGATACGTCTGGATCAGGATGAAGGAGTATAG
- a CDS encoding DNA polymerase III subunit: MWNVFGQDAALTHLATAVKKGTLHHAYLFTGPDKSGKKLMAMDLARAVNCESENPPCGCCDSCNRITVLIHADVWLIDLENRGDEPDNRKEIKTEEIEDLQHSANLPPFEGKARVFIIDGAEALSSYAANRLLKILEEPPPRVIFILLSKALESVLPTIVSRCQHLAFRNVAYGELEAYLTERFGVDALKAKLVARLSGGRPGWAILALNDEKFLSDFLENRNKLLELYKASRTERFDYAEKIASQFAGNRLSVMDELKYWQVLARDVLFMQFGLEGNIINCDALEQLRVLAGRYKPSDVRNIIGAISQTREQLQRNINPRLALETMVLALECPERVPAKI; this comes from the coding sequence GTGTGGAACGTTTTTGGACAGGATGCTGCCCTAACCCATCTTGCCACCGCGGTTAAAAAAGGTACTCTTCATCATGCTTACTTGTTTACTGGTCCTGATAAATCCGGCAAAAAATTAATGGCAATGGATTTGGCAAGAGCCGTCAATTGTGAATCAGAAAACCCCCCATGTGGGTGCTGTGATTCATGTAATCGTATCACTGTCTTGATCCATGCCGATGTCTGGCTGATTGATTTAGAAAACCGGGGTGATGAGCCAGATAACAGAAAAGAAATTAAAACCGAAGAAATAGAGGATCTACAGCATTCGGCTAATCTTCCACCCTTCGAAGGAAAAGCACGAGTTTTTATTATTGACGGCGCGGAAGCTTTATCATCTTATGCAGCTAATCGTCTTTTAAAAATCCTGGAAGAACCACCACCCAGAGTAATATTTATCTTGCTTTCAAAAGCGCTGGAAAGCGTTTTACCTACTATAGTGTCAAGATGTCAGCACCTTGCCTTTAGAAACGTTGCATACGGTGAATTGGAGGCATATCTTACAGAAAGATTCGGAGTGGACGCCTTAAAAGCAAAGCTTGTTGCTCGGCTAAGCGGCGGTCGCCCCGGATGGGCAATATTAGCTTTGAACGACGAAAAATTCCTATCCGACTTTTTAGAAAACAGAAACAAGCTGCTGGAGTTGTATAAGGCCAGCCGGACTGAACGGTTTGACTATGCTGAAAAAATTGCTTCTCAGTTTGCCGGCAACCGTTTGTCTGTAATGGATGAGCTAAAGTACTGGCAAGTTTTGGCTCGGGATGTTTTGTTTATGCAATTTGGCCTTGAGGGCAATATAATAAATTGTGACGCGCTGGAGCAGTTGCGGGTGCTGGCCGGTAGATATAAACCATCCGACGTTCGAAATATAATAGGTGCCATCAGCCAAACCAGAGAGCAGTTGCAACGTAATATTAACCCCAGGCTGGCACTGGAGACTATGGTGCTGGCTTTGGAATGCCCCGAGAGGGTTCCGGCAAAAATATAA
- a CDS encoding stage 0 sporulation family protein produces MPLVIGVRFRPVGKIYHFDPAGLELKDGDQVVVETARGQELGRVIGALKEISEEEVPEGLKPVLRLADDSDIEQARNMEKRESEAISECEQLVRQLNLPMKLLRAEYSLDGSLVTIFFGAEGRVDFRELVRDLSRKLKARVELRQVGPRDETRLLGGFGRCGRSLCCATFLSDFSPVSIKMAKEQDLPLNPMKISGLCGRLLCCLGYEFEQYREMKKTMPKEGERVMLPGGEAVIISSRPLENKVVVELGDGSRSELDISTLPKRDENSGKRD; encoded by the coding sequence ATGCCTTTAGTTATAGGAGTACGTTTTCGGCCTGTTGGCAAGATATATCACTTTGATCCAGCTGGTCTTGAGCTTAAGGACGGTGACCAGGTAGTCGTAGAAACTGCCAGAGGACAAGAACTAGGCAGAGTGATAGGCGCGCTCAAGGAAATATCAGAAGAAGAAGTCCCTGAAGGGCTGAAACCTGTTTTGAGGCTAGCTGATGATTCCGATATAGAGCAGGCACGTAATATGGAAAAGAGAGAATCAGAGGCTATAAGCGAATGCGAGCAGCTGGTGAGGCAGCTGAACCTGCCGATGAAACTTTTACGTGCTGAATATAGCCTTGATGGAAGCCTGGTAACAATATTCTTTGGGGCTGAAGGTCGGGTAGATTTCAGAGAGCTTGTACGTGATTTGAGCCGAAAGTTGAAGGCTCGTGTAGAATTGAGGCAGGTAGGCCCGCGGGATGAAACTCGTTTGCTGGGCGGATTTGGGCGTTGTGGCAGGTCACTCTGCTGCGCTACTTTTTTATCTGATTTTTCTCCGGTATCGATCAAAATGGCTAAAGAGCAGGATTTGCCTTTGAACCCGATGAAAATATCCGGTTTATGCGGAAGGCTGCTTTGCTGTCTTGGCTACGAATTTGAACAGTATCGTGAGATGAAAAAAACCATGCCAAAAGAGGGCGAGAGGGTCATGCTTCCTGGTGGAGAAGCAGTGATTATTTCAAGCCGGCCCCTGGAAAACAAAGTTGTTGTTGAACTTGGGGATGGTTCCCGAAGTGAATTAGATATATCTACATTGCCGAAGCGCGACGAGAACTCCGGAAAGCGCGATTAA
- a CDS encoding HNH endonuclease has translation MKERLPVLVLNSCFQPLSICQVRRAIVLIHEGKAEMVENGMGFIHTISREIPLPTVIRLDYMVRPPCHQNKLTRIGVFRRDNYTCQYCGKQSTLLTIDHIVPRHRGGEHKWTNVTSACPKCNHRKAGRTPEEASMKLMRKPFKPTAYAGFYLPHRYTIGIPSWGKYLSSNN, from the coding sequence ATGAAAGAAAGATTGCCGGTGTTGGTGCTTAATAGTTGCTTTCAACCTCTTAGCATCTGCCAGGTGAGGCGTGCCATAGTGCTAATACACGAAGGGAAGGCAGAGATGGTAGAAAACGGCATGGGCTTTATCCATACCATTTCACGGGAAATTCCCCTACCCACAGTTATCCGACTGGATTATATGGTTCGCCCCCCTTGCCATCAAAACAAACTCACACGGATAGGCGTATTTCGCCGTGACAACTATACCTGCCAATATTGCGGAAAGCAGAGCACCCTGCTCACTATAGACCATATCGTACCCCGCCACCGCGGGGGTGAACACAAATGGACAAACGTTACAAGCGCTTGCCCTAAATGTAACCACCGCAAGGCTGGCCGCACCCCTGAAGAAGCCAGCATGAAGTTAATGCGCAAACCGTTTAAACCCACTGCGTACGCCGGCTTCTATCTGCCGCATCGCTATACAATAGGAATCCCTTCCTGGGGCAAGTACCTTTCAAGCAATAACTAG
- a CDS encoding ATP-binding protein: protein MEHIGKIIRQTTRQNIPPASISDLSNIKPNTNNQPACSRCGGVGFYHPKLANGQIDYARVVSCSCLNRTSGEQKQAMLFESSNLGPLSRLTFDNLLPEGRSGYKTNQVLFKAAYQAAKDFAENPSGWFVLIGPSGSGKTHIAAAVAVEQLNRQRSVLYITVPDLLEHMRASYNPTNETSFDNLLDEVRNAPMLLLDDLGVHAGSPWSKEKLDQLLSYRFNRELPTLITLLSLSELDQRVLTRINDPVVSRIFYLETEDDVGSGYSWEPGLELQKQMTFETFDWKRVNLPLQQRENLEKAYRLAVDYARSPDGWLVWQGVTGSGKTHLASAIVNYLFQSGKQALFIVVPEFIDHLRSTFSPDSRVSYDRMFERVKIAPFLVLDDFGEQTATPWAQEKLYQVINYRYNARLATVITTTRSLEELDSRIRSRFLDPKISTPFALTVPDYRADIASHTSRGKSQRSQSRRYNSKS from the coding sequence ATGGAGCACATCGGCAAAATAATCCGGCAGACGACCCGTCAAAATATACCACCGGCAAGTATCAGCGATTTGTCCAACATTAAACCCAATACAAATAACCAACCAGCCTGCAGCAGGTGCGGCGGAGTGGGATTCTACCATCCAAAGCTGGCCAATGGACAGATCGACTACGCCAGGGTAGTAAGTTGCAGTTGCCTCAACCGCACAAGCGGAGAACAAAAACAGGCAATGTTATTTGAATCGAGCAACCTTGGCCCACTCAGCCGACTGACTTTTGACAACCTTCTGCCCGAAGGCCGCAGTGGTTATAAAACAAACCAGGTTCTTTTCAAGGCAGCGTATCAAGCTGCTAAAGATTTTGCCGAAAATCCTTCCGGCTGGTTTGTGCTTATTGGCCCCAGTGGTTCAGGCAAAACCCATATTGCCGCTGCAGTTGCCGTTGAACAATTAAACAGGCAAAGGTCAGTGCTGTATATCACTGTTCCAGATTTACTGGAACACATGCGCGCAAGTTACAATCCTACGAACGAAACCTCTTTTGATAACCTGCTGGATGAAGTTCGCAATGCGCCCATGCTTTTATTGGATGACCTCGGAGTACATGCCGGAAGCCCATGGTCGAAGGAAAAATTGGACCAGCTGCTCAGTTACCGCTTTAACCGTGAATTACCAACACTAATAACACTGCTCTCGTTAAGCGAACTAGACCAGCGCGTTCTAACTCGAATCAACGACCCAGTCGTCAGCCGGATATTTTATCTGGAAACAGAAGATGATGTCGGCTCCGGTTATAGCTGGGAACCTGGCCTTGAGCTGCAAAAGCAAATGACGTTTGAAACCTTTGACTGGAAAAGAGTTAACCTGCCGCTCCAACAGCGGGAAAACCTTGAAAAAGCTTATCGTCTCGCAGTTGACTATGCTCGTTCTCCTGATGGTTGGTTAGTATGGCAGGGAGTGACCGGCAGCGGAAAAACTCATCTGGCTTCAGCTATTGTGAATTATCTTTTCCAATCAGGCAAGCAGGCACTGTTTATAGTAGTGCCAGAATTCATTGATCATCTTCGTTCAACATTTAGCCCGGATTCCAGGGTTTCTTACGATCGGATGTTCGAAAGAGTCAAAATAGCACCATTCCTTGTACTTGATGATTTTGGAGAGCAAACTGCAACACCATGGGCACAAGAAAAGCTGTATCAGGTTATCAACTATCGTTACAACGCTCGTCTGGCAACTGTGATTACTACCACTCGTTCGCTGGAGGAACTGGATAGCCGGATACGTTCAAGGTTTCTTGATCCAAAAATCAGCACTCCCTTCGCCCTTACAGTGCCCGACTACCGAGCCGATATAGCTTCCCACACCTCCCGCGGGAAATCACAACGCTCGCAGAGCCGACGATATAATTCCAAAAGTTGA
- a CDS encoding DnaD domain protein, whose protein sequence is MTRELPGLPARMDYCAVPSYYLNVVMPWVDSLEELKLSLQIFRLISRKKGSVQYISRGELIADPAIIECLKTNNRPFEEVLDATISKVLARGIVLTVEVGDNNSRQSVYFLNTPANREAADSGKITTGNATIPRNPATPIEQMPNIFTCYEENIGMLTPLISDELRLAEQNYPVDWIIEAIGEAAMNNKRNWRYISRILERWLTEGKVNGAHRQNNPADDPSKYTTGKYQRFVQH, encoded by the coding sequence GTGACCAGAGAGTTGCCAGGGCTTCCCGCCAGGATGGACTACTGCGCCGTACCCAGCTACTATCTAAATGTGGTTATGCCCTGGGTTGACAGCCTTGAAGAGCTGAAACTCAGCCTGCAAATATTCCGATTAATTAGCCGGAAAAAGGGTAGTGTGCAATATATCAGCCGGGGCGAACTGATTGCCGATCCAGCAATCATCGAATGCCTCAAAACAAACAATCGCCCCTTTGAAGAAGTCCTCGATGCCACCATATCCAAAGTGCTTGCAAGAGGGATCGTACTAACGGTCGAAGTGGGGGACAATAACTCCCGCCAGTCTGTCTATTTTTTGAATACTCCGGCAAACAGAGAGGCTGCAGACTCCGGCAAAATAACCACAGGCAACGCAACAATACCTCGTAATCCCGCCACCCCGATTGAACAAATGCCCAATATATTTACCTGTTATGAAGAGAATATCGGAATGCTTACACCTTTAATCTCGGATGAGCTGCGCCTGGCGGAACAGAATTATCCTGTAGATTGGATTATCGAGGCTATTGGGGAAGCAGCAATGAATAATAAACGCAACTGGCGTTATATATCACGAATACTGGAAAGATGGTTAACCGAAGGAAAGGTCAATGGAGCACATCGGCAAAATAATCCGGCAGACGACCCGTCAAAATATACCACCGGCAAGTATCAGCGATTTGTCCAACATTAA
- the dnaB gene encoding replicative DNA helicase produces MAETRLPPHDLDAEEAVNGSLLIDGKAIYEIATFLRPEDFFSPANRSIYQSCLNLYQRDEAINKITVSQELSRLGNLEKSGNLAYLSHLASIVPTSLEILHFARIVQRLSVMRQLILASEKIADIGYGGEADAVTALNKAEDVLFRLRNKRGDADFVHIRELLEQYFEAPPELEPGALQPKTSVHSGFTGLDELLGGFQRSDLVIVAGRPSMGKTSFALNIARNAAVLERACTAIFSLEMSQESLVSRLLSAESGVSAKRIRLGLYHNIHDEHEGRIMDAIGTLSEAPIYLDDSPQLRMVEMRSKARRLHYEHGLDLIIVDYLQLLQGDTRTDNRVQEIGYISRALKGLARELNVPVIAVSQLSRAVEWRQSHVPQLSDLRESGSIEQDADVVAFVYREEVYFTEEEWYRTHENQEYPRELADIIVAKHRNGPIGQVKLRFNSRLTNFENLAADSVELKGSEVL; encoded by the coding sequence GTGGCTGAAACCAGGCTCCCACCCCATGACCTGGACGCAGAAGAAGCGGTTAACGGCTCCCTGTTAATCGATGGTAAGGCTATTTACGAGATTGCTACTTTTCTGAGACCGGAAGATTTCTTTAGTCCTGCCAACCGATCGATATATCAGTCCTGCCTCAATCTGTACCAAAGGGATGAGGCAATTAATAAAATTACAGTTTCTCAAGAACTAAGTCGTTTAGGCAATCTGGAAAAGAGCGGCAATCTTGCCTACCTGAGTCACCTTGCATCAATCGTTCCTACCTCCCTTGAAATTCTGCACTTTGCACGCATTGTGCAGCGGTTGTCGGTAATGCGGCAATTGATTCTGGCCTCGGAGAAAATTGCCGACATAGGTTATGGAGGAGAAGCCGACGCGGTAACAGCCTTGAACAAAGCCGAAGATGTGCTCTTCCGCCTCCGTAACAAACGGGGCGACGCCGATTTTGTACATATCAGGGAATTGCTTGAACAATACTTTGAAGCTCCGCCTGAACTGGAACCAGGAGCACTGCAGCCTAAAACAAGCGTTCATTCTGGTTTTACCGGATTGGACGAGTTGCTTGGGGGCTTCCAACGCTCTGATCTGGTAATAGTGGCAGGACGCCCCAGTATGGGTAAAACCAGTTTTGCATTAAATATTGCCCGTAACGCTGCTGTTTTAGAAAGAGCCTGTACTGCTATCTTTAGTCTGGAGATGAGCCAGGAATCACTGGTAAGCCGGTTACTCTCGGCGGAAAGCGGCGTCAGCGCCAAGCGCATCCGGCTGGGATTGTATCATAATATTCACGATGAGCACGAAGGACGTATCATGGATGCAATTGGAACACTGAGCGAAGCACCCATTTACCTGGATGATTCGCCCCAGTTACGCATGGTAGAGATGAGAAGCAAGGCAAGGCGCTTGCATTATGAACATGGTCTCGACCTGATTATTGTCGACTATCTGCAACTCCTTCAGGGAGATACGAGAACTGATAACCGCGTTCAGGAAATCGGCTACATATCCAGAGCCCTTAAAGGTCTTGCACGGGAACTCAACGTTCCGGTTATCGCCGTTTCCCAGCTTAGCAGGGCAGTTGAATGGAGGCAGTCACATGTACCCCAACTTTCTGACCTACGTGAAAGTGGTTCTATCGAGCAAGACGCTGACGTAGTAGCTTTTGTATATCGGGAAGAAGTTTACTTTACCGAAGAAGAATGGTATCGCACACACGAAAATCAGGAATATCCGCGAGAGCTTGCCGATATTATCGTTGCCAAACATCGTAATGGTCCAATCGGCCAGGTGAAACTCCGCTTCAACAGCCGGCTTACCAATTTTGAAAATCTGGCTGCTGATAGCGTTGAATTAAAGGGAAGCGAAGTACTGTGA